The following coding sequences lie in one Arabidopsis thaliana chromosome 3, partial sequence genomic window:
- a CDS encoding Mitochondrial substrate carrier family protein (Mitochondrial substrate carrier family protein; FUNCTIONS IN: binding, transporter activity; INVOLVED IN: transport, mitochondrial transport, transmembrane transport; LOCATED IN: mitochondrial inner membrane, membrane; EXPRESSED IN: 19 plant structures; EXPRESSED DURING: 12 growth stages; CONTAINS InterPro DOMAIN/s: Mitochondrial carrier protein (InterPro:IPR002067), Mitochondrial substrate carrier (InterPro:IPR001993), Mitochondrial substrate/solute carrier (InterPro:IPR018108); BEST Arabidopsis thaliana protein match is: Mitochondrial substrate carrier family protein (TAIR:AT4G32400.1); Has 23519 Blast hits to 13479 proteins in 453 species: Archae - 0; Bacteria - 4; Metazoa - 9210; Fungi - 7314; Plants - 4467; Viruses - 0; Other Eukaryotes - 2524 (source: NCBI BLink).), producing MAMVVPKEGLVVMDKESVSSASSDSHLRLQPHFPDFTIPVKDFFKSREAREFLSGALAGAMTKAVLAPLETIRTRMIVGVGSRSIPGSFLEVVQKQGWQGLWAGNEINMIRIIPTQAIELGTFEWVKRAMTSAQVKLKKIEDAKIEIGDFSFSPSISWISPVAVAGASAGIASTLVCHPLEVLKDRLTVSPEIYPSLSLAIPRIFRADGIRGFYAGLGPTLVGMLPYSTCYYFMYDKMKTSYCKSKNKKALSRPEMLVLGALAGLTASTISFPLEVARKRLMVGALKGECPPNMAAAIAEVVKKEGVMGLYRGWGASCLKVMPSSGITWVFYEAWKDILLAANTKPLI from the exons ATGGCAATGGTTGTTCCAAAAGAAGGGCTTGTGGTTATGGACAAGGAATCTGTTTCTTCAGCTTCATCGGATTCTCATCTTCGTCTCCAACCTCACTTTCCTGACTTCACTATTCCTGTTAAA GATTTCTTCAAGTCTAGGGAAGCCCGTGAGTTTCTTAGTGGGGCTTTAGCTGGAGCTATGACCAAAGCTGTTCTTGCTCCACTTGAGACTATAAG GACAAGAATGATTGTTGGTGTTGGATCGAGAAGCATTCCAGGTAGTTTTCTGGAAGTTGTACAGAAGCAAGGGTGGCAAGGTCTTTGGGCTGGCAATGAAATCAATATGATTCGAATCATTCCAACGCAAGCAATTGAGTTAGGGACATTCGAGTGGGTAAAACGTGCAATGACATCAGCTCAagtgaagttgaagaagattgagGACGCCAAGATTGAAATCGGTGATTTTAGTTTCAGTCCGTCCATATCGTGGATCTCTCCTGTTGCTGTGGCTGGTGCATCTGCTGGTATTGCCAGTACACTTGTTTGCCATCCTCTCGAAGTCCTCAAG GATAGATTGACTGTGAGCCCTGAGATTTATCCAAGCTTAAGCCTTGCAATTCCAAGAATTTTTAGAGCCGATGGAATCCGTGGATTTTACGCTGGCTTAGGACCAACATTGGTCGGGATGCTTCCTTACAGCACATGTTATTACTTCATGTATGACAAAATGAAGACCTCATACTGCAAATCCAAGAACAAAAAGGCTTTAAGCCGTCCAGAGATGCTTGTTCTTGGAGCTTTAGCTG GTCTAACGGCGAGCACCATAAGCTTCCCCTTGGAAGTAGCGCGGAAGCGGTTGATGGTTGGAGCTCTGAAGGGAGAATGCCCACCAAACATGGCTGCAGCAATAGCAGAAGTAGTGAAGAAAGAAGGAGTGATGGGACTCTACAGAGGATGGGGAGCAAGTTGTTTGAAAGTCATGCCATCTTCAGGCATTACTTGGGTCTTCTATGAAGCCTGGAAAGATATTTTGCTTGCCGCCAACACCAAACCACTCATATAA
- the PUM5 gene encoding pumilio 5 (pumilio 5 (PUM5); FUNCTIONS IN: RNA binding, binding; LOCATED IN: vacuole; EXPRESSED IN: 22 plant structures; EXPRESSED DURING: 13 growth stages; CONTAINS InterPro DOMAIN/s: Pumilio RNA-binding repeat (InterPro:IPR001313), Armadillo-like helical (InterPro:IPR011989), Armadillo-type fold (InterPro:IPR016024); BEST Arabidopsis thaliana protein match is: pumilio 6 (TAIR:AT4G25880.1); Has 4771 Blast hits to 2450 proteins in 259 species: Archae - 0; Bacteria - 10; Metazoa - 1074; Fungi - 1429; Plants - 1087; Viruses - 0; Other Eukaryotes - 1171 (source: NCBI BLink).): MTTTQSAMRMVEGDHIKNWQASSDSGIFGSLDMAVEDLGFLMKRNRLDSGDQTGKFPSRSESAPPSMEGSFAALRNLLKQQEGSSSEVLSRAIENYDSEEEIRSDPAYVAYYLSNINLNPRLPPPLISRENQHLLRHFGDNNQSPTTSWDNMGIRSSLHSSRTALSTHREEPEDEASSGEQQSYASLAGRRKSIADMIQRPHSAGNRPIAQDIHAISSDTSSEHARRLPESDINSVNLLRETDSLSSDAIASEDPFTTDLASQSFTNAQTERLNARQASHEDNNLSVFGASPPSSVASRMRRNQEDQQSQGRRMPPQYTPSSYQVQASSPQQMSYPRIGGTQDMMQSLPKIATGESSGMFVPQYNYGGYPPASGIVPQYMSGYPSHEATVPMPYDISSTSSGYNNPRLLPGVSSSGQNIPSLVDPFQLQYFQQAQVDAYAPPFQSSTDSFGQKDQQAVGYMANHEPLNSPLSPGYGLQSPRHMGNYFAVPPGVRVMPQYPGSPLASPVMPSSPVGGMMSHFGRRSETRYHQQGPSRNTGIYPGGWQGNRGGASSIVDDLKRHSFLDELKSPNARKLELSDIAGRVVEFSVDQHGSRFIQQKLEHCSDEEKASVFSEVLPQASKLMTDVFGNYVIQKFIEHGTPAQREELVKQLAGQMVSLSLQMYGCRVIQKALEVIDVDQKTELIRELDGNVLKCVRDQNGNHVIQKCIESMPAGRIGFVIAAFRGQVATLSTHPYGCRVIQRILEHCSDDEETHCIIDEILESAFALAHDQYGNYVTQHVLERGKPDERRQIIEKLTGNVVQMSQHKYASNVVEKCLEHADSTEREFLIEEIMGKSEEDNHLLAMMKDQFANYVVQKVLEISKDQQREILVQRMKIHLQSLRKYTYGKHIVARFEQLFGEESEVSEEGTEG, from the exons ATGACGACTACGCAGAGCGCTATGAGAATGGTTGAGGGtgatcatataaaaaattggCAGGCTTCTAGTGATAGTGGGATCTTTGGTTCACTTGATATGGCTGTTGAAGATTTAGGATTCCTTATGAAAAGAAATAGGTTGGATAGTGGTGATCAAACCGGTAAATTCCCTAGTAGAAGCGAAAGCGCGCCGCCTAGCATGGAAGGTTCCTTTGCAGCTCTTAGGAATCTCTTGAAACAACAAGAAGGTAGTAGCTCTGAAGTTTTAAGTAGGGCTATTGAGAATTATGACTCGGAAGAAGAGATACGTAGTGATCCTGCTTATGTAGCTTACTATTTGTCGAACATCAACTTGAATCCGAGACTCCCTCCTCCGTTAATCTCACGGGAGAATCAGCACTTGTTGCGTCATTTTGGTGATAATAATCAGAGTCCAACAACTTCTTGGGATAATATGGGGATAAGATCATCTTTGCATTCTTCTAGAACTGCTCTTTCAACTCATAGAGAGGAGCCCGAGGATGAGGCATCATCGGGTGAACAACAATCTTATGCTTCTTTGGCTGGTCGTCGTAAGAGCATAGCTGATATGATTCAG CGGCCTCATTCGGCAGGAAATCGTCCAATAGCACAAGACATCCATGCCATTTCCTCTGATACATCTTCAGAACACGCAAGAAGATTACCGGAGTCCGATATAAATTCGGTTAATCTGCTGAGGGAGACAGATTCTCTCTCCAGCGATGCTATTGCTAGTGAAGATCCCTTTACCACTGATTTGGCCTCACAAAGTTTTACTAATGCACAGACAGAGAGATTGAACGCGAGGCAAGCGAGCCATGAGGACAACAATCTATCTGTTTTTGGTGCTTCTCCTCCATCCTCTGTTGCTTCAAGAATGAGGAGGAACCAAGAAGACCAACAATCTCAGGGAAGGAGAATGCCTCCACAATACACACCTTCATCGTATCAGGTTCAAGCTAGTTCGCCACAGCAAATGAGCTATCCGAGGATAGGTGGTACACAGGACATGATGCAGAGCTTACCAAAGATTGCAACTGGCGAG TCCTCGGGTATGTTCGTCCCGCAATATAATTATGGTGGTTACCCTCCTGCTTCTGGTATTGTCCCTCAATATATGAGTGGATACCCATCTCATGAAGCGACTGTTCCTATGCCATATGATATCTCATCTACTTCTTCGGGCTACAACAACCCTCGGCTCCTGCCTGGAGTATCATCGAGTGGACAAAACATTCCTTCTCTTGTGGATCCTTTTCAGTTGCAATATTTTCAACAGGCTCAAGTGGACGCGTATGCTCCTCCGTTTCAGAGCAGCACTGATTCTTTTGGGCAGAAAGACCAACAAGCTGTTGGCTATATGGCAAATCATGAACCTCTCAACAGTCCATTGAGTCCGGGTTACGGGTTGCAAAGTCCGCGGCACATGGGAAACTATTTTGCAGTGCCGCCTGGTGTAAGAGTAATGCCGCAGTATCCAGGATCACCTCTTGCTAGTCCGGTGATGCCATCCTCACCGGTTGGTGGAATGATGAGCCACTTTGGAAGACGAAGTGAAACAAGGTATCATCAACAAGGGCCAAGTAGAAACACTGGGATCTACCCTGGTGGATGGCAAGGGAACAGAGGGGGAGCCAGCAGCATCGTTGATGATCTAAAAAGACATTCTTTTCTTGATGAACTTAAGTCTCCAAATGCTCGGAAACTCGAGCTTTCTGATATTGCAGGGCGTGTTGTTGAATTCAG CGTCGATCAGCATGGCAGCCGGTTTATTCAACAGAAGTTGGAGCACTGCTCCGATGAGGAGAAGGCATCTGTTTTCAGTGAGGTTCTTCCACAAGCTTCAAAATTGATGACTGACGTTTTTGGAAATTATGTCATCCAAAAA TTCATAGAACATGGAACTCCGGCACAGAGAGAAGAACTTGTGAAGCAACTTGCTGGTCAGATGGTTTCACTAAGCTTACAAATGTATGGATGCCGTGTGATACAAAAg GCCCTTGAAGTGATAGATGTTGACCAAAAGACAGAACTAATTCGTGAGCTCGATGGGAATGTGCTGAAGTGTGTTAGAGATCAAAACGGAAATCATGTTATCCAAAAATGTATCGAGAGTATGCCTGCTGGTAGGATTGGATTCGTAATTGCTGCTTTCCGTGGTCAAGTCGCCACTCTTTCTACTCATCCTTATGGATGCCGAGTTATCCAG AGAATCTTGGAGCATTGCTCAGATGATGAGGAGACTCATTGTATAATAGATGAAATATTGGAATCTGCGTTTGCTCTTGCTCATGATCAGTATGGGAATTATGTCACTCAG CATGTCCTGGAGAGAGGGAAGCCCGATGAAAGGAGACAGATCATTGAGAAGTTGACAGGGAATGTTGTTCAGATGAGTCAGCACAAATACGCATCTAACGTTGTAGAGAAGTGTTTGGAACACGCTGATAGTACCGAAAGAGAGTTCCTGATTGAAGAGATAATGGGCAAATCCGAGGAAGACAATCACTTGCTA GCGATGATGAAGGATCAGTTTGCAAATTACGTGGTCCAGAAAGTCTTGGAGATCAGTAAAGATCAGCAAAGGGAGATTCTGGTGCAGAGGATGAAAATTCATCTCCAAAGTTTGCGGAAATACACATACGGGAAACACATAGTAGCCCGATTCGAACAACTGTTTGGTGAAG AGAGTGAAGTCTCAGAAGAGGGAACAGAAGGTTAG
- a CDS encoding SAUR-like auxin-responsive protein family (SAUR-like auxin-responsive protein family; CONTAINS InterPro DOMAIN/s: Auxin responsive SAUR protein (InterPro:IPR003676); BEST Arabidopsis thaliana protein match is: delta vacuolar processing enzyme (TAIR:AT3G20210.2); Has 1227 Blast hits to 1218 proteins in 27 species: Archae - 0; Bacteria - 0; Metazoa - 0; Fungi - 0; Plants - 1226; Viruses - 0; Other Eukaryotes - 1 (source: NCBI BLink).), producing MISLSFIVRLANQENRRNRRYETNIKDRLVSGELSDGSRPARDQNGVPRGHLAVYVGREERQRFVIPTKYLQYPEFRSLMDEVADEFGYDHEGGIHIPCEESVFEEILIRYMSCDKKK from the coding sequence atgatttcgCTAAGTTTCATCGTGCGTCTAGCAAACCAGGAGAACAGACGAAACAGAAGGTACGAAACTAACATTAAGGATCGTCTTGTCTCGGGGGAGTTATCGGACGGTAGCAGACCAGCCAGAGATCAAAACGGTGTCCCGAGAGGACATCTTGCGGTCTATGTGGGGCGCGAAGAGAGGCAAAGGTTTGTGATACCGACCAAGTATCTTCAATATCCTGAATTTAGGAGTTTGATGGATGAAGTAGCGGACGAGTTTGGGTACGATCATGAAGGAGGGATTCATATTCCTTGTGAAGAAAGTGTTTTTGAAGAGATTTTGATTAGATACATGTCTTGTGACAAGAAGAAATAA
- a CDS encoding Ribosomal L18p/L5e family protein (Ribosomal L18p/L5e family protein; FUNCTIONS IN: structural constituent of ribosome; INVOLVED IN: translation; LOCATED IN: ribosome, intracellular, chloroplast; EXPRESSED IN: 22 plant structures; EXPRESSED DURING: 13 growth stages; CONTAINS InterPro DOMAIN/s: Ribosomal protein L18/L5 (InterPro:IPR005484); BEST Arabidopsis thaliana protein match is: Ribosomal L18p/L5e family protein (TAIR:AT1G08845.2); Has 1330 Blast hits to 1330 proteins in 478 species: Archae - 0; Bacteria - 978; Metazoa - 36; Fungi - 0; Plants - 142; Viruses - 0; Other Eukaryotes - 174 (source: NCBI BLink).) produces MSCLISSTCSLVPFDSNLTRSNRFTKLGSAVSWQSSFPKLSIEIGSVISSPIVKKDSFVQAAWTRRSRGEAAKRPNRKSWKQRTDMYMRPFLLNVFFSRKFIHAKVMHRPTSKVISVATTNARDIRTNIPSLVDNEACRLIGKLIAERSMEADVYAVSYEPRKGERIEGKLGIVIDTIKEHGIIFVP; encoded by the exons ATGTCTTGCTTGATTTCATCAACTTGCTCACTCGTCCCCTTCGACTCGAATCTGACTCGTTCGAATCGTTTCACCAAACTGGGTTCTGCAGTTTCATGGCAATCTTCCTTTCCTAAACTCTCCATCGAAATCGGCTCTGTTATCTCATCCCCCATTGTCAAGAAG GATTCTTTTGTGCAAGCTGCGTGGACTCGAAGATCACGAGGTGAAGCAGCGAAAAGACCCAACAGGAAGTCATGGAAACAGAGAACGGACATGTACATGAGGCCTTTCCTTCTGAATGTGTTCTTCTCCAGGAAATTCATACACGCTAAAGTGATGCATAGGCCAACAAGCAAAGTCATTTCAGTTGCCACCACAAATGCTAGAGATATAAGGACTAATATACCGTCTCTTGTTGATAACGAAGCGTGTAGACTCATCGGTAAGCTCATAGCTGAGCGTTCAATGGAAGCAGACGTCTATGCTGTCTCTTATGAGCCAAGAAAGGGAGAAAGAATTGAAGGGAAGCTAGGGATTGTAATCGATACTATTAAGGAACATGGCATTATTTTTGTTCCTTGA
- the PUM5 gene encoding pumilio 5 — protein sequence MTTTQSAMRMVEGDHIKNWQASSDSGIFGSLDMAVEDLGFLMKRNRLDSGDQTGKFPSRSESAPPSMEGSFAALRNLLKQQEGSSSEVLSRAIENYDSEEEIRSDPAYVAYYLSNINLNPRLPPPLISRENQHLLRHFGDNNQSPTTSWDNMGIRSSLHSSRTALSTHREEPEDEASSGEQQSYASLAGRRKSIADMIQRPHSAGNRPIAQDIHAISSDTSSEHARRLPESDINSVNLLRETDSLSSDAIASEDPFTTDLASQSFTNAQTERLNARQASHEDNNLSVFGASPPSSVASRMRRNQEDQQSQGRRMPPQYTPSSYQVQASSPQQMSYPRIGGTQDMMQSLPKIATGEVHSTFQSPHGLAPPPMYTSTAAYMTSLSPFYHQNFQSSGMFVPQYNYGGYPPASGIVPQYMSGYPSHEATVPMPYDISSTSSGYNNPRLLPGVSSSGQNIPSLVDPFQLQYFQQAQVDAYAPPFQSSTDSFGQKDQQAVGYMANHEPLNSPLSPGYGLQSPRHMGNYFAVPPGVRVMPQYPGSPLASPVMPSSPVGGMMSHFGRRSETRYHQQGPSRNTGIYPGGWQGNRGGASSIVDDLKRHSFLDELKSPNARKLELSDIAGRVVEFSVDQHGSRFIQQKLEHCSDEEKASVFSEVLPQASKLMTDVFGNYVIQKFIEHGTPAQREELVKQLAGQMVSLSLQMYGCRVIQKALEVIDVDQKTELIRELDGNVLKCVRDQNGNHVIQKCIESMPAGRIGFVIAAFRGQVATLSTHPYGCRVIQRILEHCSDDEETHCIIDEILESAFALAHDQYGNYVTQHVLERGKPDERRQIIEKLTGNVVQMSQHKYASNVVEKCLEHADSTEREFLIEEIMGKSEEDNHLLAMMKDQFANYVVQKVLEISKDQQREILVQRMKIHLQSLRKYTYGKHIVARFEQLFGEESEVSEEGTEG from the exons ATGACGACTACGCAGAGCGCTATGAGAATGGTTGAGGGtgatcatataaaaaattggCAGGCTTCTAGTGATAGTGGGATCTTTGGTTCACTTGATATGGCTGTTGAAGATTTAGGATTCCTTATGAAAAGAAATAGGTTGGATAGTGGTGATCAAACCGGTAAATTCCCTAGTAGAAGCGAAAGCGCGCCGCCTAGCATGGAAGGTTCCTTTGCAGCTCTTAGGAATCTCTTGAAACAACAAGAAGGTAGTAGCTCTGAAGTTTTAAGTAGGGCTATTGAGAATTATGACTCGGAAGAAGAGATACGTAGTGATCCTGCTTATGTAGCTTACTATTTGTCGAACATCAACTTGAATCCGAGACTCCCTCCTCCGTTAATCTCACGGGAGAATCAGCACTTGTTGCGTCATTTTGGTGATAATAATCAGAGTCCAACAACTTCTTGGGATAATATGGGGATAAGATCATCTTTGCATTCTTCTAGAACTGCTCTTTCAACTCATAGAGAGGAGCCCGAGGATGAGGCATCATCGGGTGAACAACAATCTTATGCTTCTTTGGCTGGTCGTCGTAAGAGCATAGCTGATATGATTCAG CGGCCTCATTCGGCAGGAAATCGTCCAATAGCACAAGACATCCATGCCATTTCCTCTGATACATCTTCAGAACACGCAAGAAGATTACCGGAGTCCGATATAAATTCGGTTAATCTGCTGAGGGAGACAGATTCTCTCTCCAGCGATGCTATTGCTAGTGAAGATCCCTTTACCACTGATTTGGCCTCACAAAGTTTTACTAATGCACAGACAGAGAGATTGAACGCGAGGCAAGCGAGCCATGAGGACAACAATCTATCTGTTTTTGGTGCTTCTCCTCCATCCTCTGTTGCTTCAAGAATGAGGAGGAACCAAGAAGACCAACAATCTCAGGGAAGGAGAATGCCTCCACAATACACACCTTCATCGTATCAGGTTCAAGCTAGTTCGCCACAGCAAATGAGCTATCCGAGGATAGGTGGTACACAGGACATGATGCAGAGCTTACCAAAGATTGCAACTGGCGAGGTACATTCGACTTTCCAATCTCCTCACGGTTTGGCACCGCCTCCTATGTATACATCAACAGCAGCATATATGACATCTCTGAGTCCATTTTACCATCAAAACTTTCAGTCCTCGGGTATGTTCGTCCCGCAATATAATTATGGTGGTTACCCTCCTGCTTCTGGTATTGTCCCTCAATATATGAGTGGATACCCATCTCATGAAGCGACTGTTCCTATGCCATATGATATCTCATCTACTTCTTCGGGCTACAACAACCCTCGGCTCCTGCCTGGAGTATCATCGAGTGGACAAAACATTCCTTCTCTTGTGGATCCTTTTCAGTTGCAATATTTTCAACAGGCTCAAGTGGACGCGTATGCTCCTCCGTTTCAGAGCAGCACTGATTCTTTTGGGCAGAAAGACCAACAAGCTGTTGGCTATATGGCAAATCATGAACCTCTCAACAGTCCATTGAGTCCGGGTTACGGGTTGCAAAGTCCGCGGCACATGGGAAACTATTTTGCAGTGCCGCCTGGTGTAAGAGTAATGCCGCAGTATCCAGGATCACCTCTTGCTAGTCCGGTGATGCCATCCTCACCGGTTGGTGGAATGATGAGCCACTTTGGAAGACGAAGTGAAACAAGGTATCATCAACAAGGGCCAAGTAGAAACACTGGGATCTACCCTGGTGGATGGCAAGGGAACAGAGGGGGAGCCAGCAGCATCGTTGATGATCTAAAAAGACATTCTTTTCTTGATGAACTTAAGTCTCCAAATGCTCGGAAACTCGAGCTTTCTGATATTGCAGGGCGTGTTGTTGAATTCAG CGTCGATCAGCATGGCAGCCGGTTTATTCAACAGAAGTTGGAGCACTGCTCCGATGAGGAGAAGGCATCTGTTTTCAGTGAGGTTCTTCCACAAGCTTCAAAATTGATGACTGACGTTTTTGGAAATTATGTCATCCAAAAA TTCATAGAACATGGAACTCCGGCACAGAGAGAAGAACTTGTGAAGCAACTTGCTGGTCAGATGGTTTCACTAAGCTTACAAATGTATGGATGCCGTGTGATACAAAAg GCCCTTGAAGTGATAGATGTTGACCAAAAGACAGAACTAATTCGTGAGCTCGATGGGAATGTGCTGAAGTGTGTTAGAGATCAAAACGGAAATCATGTTATCCAAAAATGTATCGAGAGTATGCCTGCTGGTAGGATTGGATTCGTAATTGCTGCTTTCCGTGGTCAAGTCGCCACTCTTTCTACTCATCCTTATGGATGCCGAGTTATCCAG AGAATCTTGGAGCATTGCTCAGATGATGAGGAGACTCATTGTATAATAGATGAAATATTGGAATCTGCGTTTGCTCTTGCTCATGATCAGTATGGGAATTATGTCACTCAG CATGTCCTGGAGAGAGGGAAGCCCGATGAAAGGAGACAGATCATTGAGAAGTTGACAGGGAATGTTGTTCAGATGAGTCAGCACAAATACGCATCTAACGTTGTAGAGAAGTGTTTGGAACACGCTGATAGTACCGAAAGAGAGTTCCTGATTGAAGAGATAATGGGCAAATCCGAGGAAGACAATCACTTGCTA GCGATGATGAAGGATCAGTTTGCAAATTACGTGGTCCAGAAAGTCTTGGAGATCAGTAAAGATCAGCAAAGGGAGATTCTGGTGCAGAGGATGAAAATTCATCTCCAAAGTTTGCGGAAATACACATACGGGAAACACATAGTAGCCCGATTCGAACAACTGTTTGGTGAAG AGAGTGAAGTCTCAGAAGAGGGAACAGAAGGTTAG
- the DELTA-VPE gene encoding delta vacuolar processing enzyme (delta vacuolar processing enzyme (DELTA-VPE); CONTAINS InterPro DOMAIN/s: Peptidase C13, legumain (InterPro:IPR001096); BEST Arabidopsis thaliana protein match is: gamma vacuolar processing enzyme (TAIR:AT4G32940.1); Has 783 Blast hits to 781 proteins in 238 species: Archae - 4; Bacteria - 12; Metazoa - 279; Fungi - 115; Plants - 249; Viruses - 0; Other Eukaryotes - 124 (source: NCBI BLink).): MSSPLGHFQILVFLHALLIFSAESRKTQLLNDNDVESSDKSAKGTRWAVLVAGSNEYYNYRHQADICHAYQILRKGGLKDENIIVFMYDDIAFSSENPRPGVIINKPDGEDVYKGVPKDYTKEAVNVQNFYNVLLGNESGVTGGNGKVVKSGPNDNIFIYYADHGAPGLIAMPTGDEVMAKDFNEVLEKMHKRKKYNKMVIYVEACESGSMFEGILKKNLNIYAVTAANSKESSWGVYCPESYPPPPSEIGTCLGDTFSISWLEDSDLHDMSKETLEQQYHVVKRRVGSDVPETSHVCRFGTEKMLKDYLSSYIGRNPENDNFTFTESFSSPISNSGLVNPRDIPLLYLQRKIQKAPMGSLESKEAQKKLLDEKNHRKQIDQSITDILRLSVKQTNVLNLLTSTRTTGQPLVDDWDCFKTLVNSFKNHCGATVHYGLKYTGALANICNMGVDVKQTVSAIEQACSM, encoded by the exons ATGTCTAGTCCTCTTGGTCACTTTcagattcttgtttttcttcatgcTTTGCTTATCTTCTCAGCTGAGTCCCGCAAAACCCAATTGCTGAACGATAATGATGTTGAATCTAGCGACAAGAGTGCAAAAGGCACACGATGGGCTGTTTTAGTTGCTGGATCAAATGAATATTATAACTACAGGCATCAG GCTGACATATGCCACGCGTATCAGATACTCCGAAAAGGCGGtttaaaagatgaaaacatcATTGTGTTTATGTATGATGATATCGCGTTTTCCTCGGAGAATCCTAGGCCTGGAGTTATCATTAATAAACCAGATGGAGAAGATGTTTATAAAGGAGTTCCTAAG GACTACACTAAAGAAGCTGTTAATGTTCAAAACTTCTACAATGTGTTACTTGGAAATGAAAGTGGCGTCACAGGAGGAAATGGCAAAGTTGTGAAAAGTGGTCCTAATGATAATATCTTCATCTATTATGCTGACCATGGAGCTCCTGGCTTAATag CGATGCCCACTGGTGATGAAGTTATGGCAAAAGATTTCAATGAAGTCTTGGAGAAGATgcataagagaaaaaaatacaacaagaTG GTGATCTATGTTGAAGCATGTGAATCAGGAAGTATGTTTGaagggattttaaagaaaaatctcaacatATACGCAGTGACTGCTGCTAATTCTAAAGAGAGCAGCTGGGGAGTTTACTGTCCTGAGTCatatcctcctcctccttctgaGATTGGAACTTGTCTCGGCGATACATTTAGCATCTCTTGGCTTGAGGACAG TGACCTTCATGACATGAGCAAAGAGACTTTGGAGCAACAATACCACGTTGTAAAGAGAAGAGTAGGATCTGATGTACCAGAGACTTCTCATGTATGCCGTTTCGGAACAGAGAAGATGCTTAAAGATTATCTTTCCTCTTACATTGGAAGAAATCCTGAAAACGATAACTTCACTTTCACGGAATCCTTTTCCTCACCAATCTCTAATTCTGGCTTGGTCAATCCGCGCGATATTCCTCTGCTATACCTCCAGAGAAAG ATTCAAAAAGCTCCAATGGGATCACTTGAAAGCAAAGAAGCTCAGAAGAAATTGCTTGACGAAAAGAATCATAGGAAACAAATCGATCAGAGCATTACAGACATTCTGCGGCTTTCAGTTAAACAAACCAATGTCTTAAATCTCTTAACTTCCACAAGAACAACAGGACAGCCTCTTGTAGACGATTGGGATTGCTTCAAGACTCTA GTTAATAGCTTCAAGAATCACTGCGGTGCAACGGTGCATTACGGATTGAAGTATACAGGAGCGCTTGCCAATATCTGCAATATGGGAGTGGATGTGAAGCAAACTGTTTCAGCCATTGAACAAGCTTGTTCGATGTAA